The stretch of DNA CACCGGCTTCCCCGACTTCGAGACGGTGAGTTTCGTCGGCTACGCGCTGGCGCTCGCCGGGCGGACCGCGGGCATCTCGCCCGCCACGGCCGAGGCGGCGTACGCCGCCGTCTGGTGGAGTCACGCCCTCCTCGCGCTCGGGTTCGTCGCCCTCCTCCCCTACGCCAAACCCGTCCACATGCTCACGTCGATGGCGAACATCGTCACCCGCGACGAGAAGGCGGGCAAGCGACTCCCCGGCGTCCCCGCCGACCTGCCGCCGGCCGAGATCGGCACCGGCTCCGCCGACGATTTCACGTGGCGCGAACGCCTCGATCAGGACGCCTGCACCACCTGCGGTCGGTGTTCCTCCGTCTGTCCCGCCAACGAGGTGGGTCGCAATCTCGATCCGCGGAACGTGATCCTCGACCTGAAGGCCTACCGCGAGGCACGGACGGCCGGCGAGGCCGACGAGGTGCCCATCGTCGCCGACGGCGGCGAGAGCGTCATCGACGCCGAGTCGATGCACGCCTGTCTCTCCTGTATGGCCTGTATGGACGCCTGTCCGGTGGATATCGAACACGTCAAGCAGTTCACGGGGATGAACCGCCGGCTCACCGAGTCGGGCGGGATGGACCCTCACGTCCAGGACGCGATGATGAACGCCTTCCAGCAGGGCAACGTCTTCGGCGACCCCGCGCGCAAGCGCCCCGAGTGGACCGAGGCGCTCGACTTCGCGGTGCCCGACGCCCGGGACGAACCAGTGGATCTGCTCTGGTACGTCGGCGACTACCCCTCCTACGACGACCGGAACAAACGGGTCGCGCAGTCGCTCGCGCGCCTCTTCGAGGCCGCGGGCGTCTCCTACGGCATCCTCTACGAGGACGAACAGCACGACGGCAACGACGTGCGCCGCGTCGGCGAGGAGGGACTCTACGAGATGCTCGTCGAGGACAACGCCGCCGCCTTCGCCGACGCGCAGTTCGACGAGATCGTCTGCACCGACCCGCACAGCTACAACACGTTCACCCACGAGTACCCCGAGATGGCCGACGACTTCGACTACCCCGTCTCTCACTACACGGAGGTGGTCGAACGCCTCGTGCGCGAGGGTCGCCTCGACGTACCCGCCACCCTCGACCGGACCGTCACGTACCACGACCCCTGTCATCTCGGGCGTATGAACGACGTCTACGAGGCGCCGCGCGAACTCGTGCGCGCGACGGGGGCGACGCTCGCGGAGATGCCGCGCAACCGCAACGACTCCTTCTGCTGTGGCGGGGGCGGGGGCGGTGTCTGGACCGAAGTCGAAGAGGAAATGAAGCCGAGCGAGGAGCGTCTCCGCGAGGCCGTCGAGGACACCGACGGCGACGTGGAGCAGTTCGTCGTCGCCTGCCCGATGTGTACGACGATGTTCGAGGACGGGCGGAAAACGGGCGGGTTCGAGGACGACGTGGAGATCGTCGACCTGACCGAACTGCTGGTGGACGCGGTAGCCGCGGCGGCTGGGGTCGCCGACCCGGGAGCACGGGCGGACGGCCGATCGGAGACCGCAGCGGACTGATCCCGAGCGGCCGGCCTCACAGCCCGATTCAAGACGGAACCGGCCAGTCCGCGAAGCTCCCGTCGACGAACGTCTCCCGCTGGTTGGCGGGATGCGTGCGCTGTGTCTTATGGATCGCCTCGGCGAGCGGTCGATCCCCGTTCAGCCGCGTGACGACCAGCGACCGCTTCCACGCCGCCGGCGTCCGCCGCCGCAGTCGGTCCCGCAGCGGCTCGACCAGCGCCGTGGCTCGCTTCCGTGCCAGGTCACACCGTGTCAGCCCGTCCAGCGCCGTCCCGAGGACGTCGTCGAGGCACCGGTCGAGGTCGTTCGTCGTCCGCCCGTCCGCGGTAGTCCACGTGACGTCGCCGTCGAGGCCGTCTCTCGCGGCCGCGTAGAAGTTCTCCCGAGCCCGCTCCCACGACAGATCGGCGACGGGGTGATCGGTGGCGGGAAGGGCCGTCATCGCCCCGGCGAAGGCGGCGAGAAACGCCACGGTGTCTCGGAGGGTCGGCTGGGCCGGTAGCGGTCTGAACTCGATCCGTGCGTTGGCCGTCGGCCCCGACCGCCGAGACGTGCGCCGACGAGTGCGACGGCCGCGAACGCGAGCATCGCGGCGAGCAGCCCGATCCCCGCGGTCCAGCCGGCGGCGTCGGCCAGCGTGCCGACGACGACGGGACCGAGCGCCGCGACGAGGATGTACGCCGTTCGCACCGCGCCGAACCCGACGCCGCACTCGGCGTCGGCGAGGGCGTCGACCGCGCGCGACTGGACGGGCGGTCCACACGCCATCGCGACGCCGACGAGCGCCACGGCGGGCAGGGCAGCCGCGCGGGTCGTACCGAGAGCGAGCGCCGCGTAGCCGACGGCGCCGACGGCGAACAGTGCGCCGGTGACCGCGTCGCGGCCGAGGCGGTCGGAGAGCCAGCCGCTCACGGGCTGGAGCGCCGTGACCACGACGAAGTAGGCGCCGAAGAGCGCGCCCGCCGTCGACAGCGGGAGGCCGTGGGCTTCGACCAGGACCGTCGGGAGGAAAGACAGCGTCGCGAGCGCGGCGAACTCCCCGACGGTCGCCAACGCGGCCGCGGCGGCGACCGGCGGCCGGCTGAGGACGGCGGCGACTTGACGCGGGCGTACGGCCGTCCCGCCGTCGGTTCGCGCCACGGCGCGTGGCGCGGATGGTCCCCGACGGAGGAGGACACCGAGCAGGAGGGTCGTGACCACGGCGCCGCTCCCGAGGACGACCCGCCAGCCGAACCGAGCGCCGAGCAGCGTCGCCAGCGCGGGGGCGACGAGTCCCGCCGCCTGACTACCGACGCGGTGGATACCGATGACCCGTCCCACGTCCTCGAACCGCGCCGCGAGCAGCGCCGTCGCCGGGGTGTAGTAGAGACCGGCCCCCATCCCGAGCAGGAGCGCAACGGCGCCGAAGGCGAGAAGCGACGGCGCCGCGGCGAGCGCGAGCGCCGCGACGGCCGTACCGCCGAGCGCGGCGAGGACGACCCGCCGTTGACCGTACCGGTCGCCGGCGGCGCCGCTCGGCAGTTGCACACAGGCGTACACCAGCCACATCCCGGTGAGTATCGTCCCGACGGCACCCCGGGAGGCGCCGAACGCCCCACGGAGCGACGGCACGACGGGGCTGACGAGTAACTGCGCGAGCCGGACCGCGAAGTACGACCCCACACAGACCGACAGCGCGGCGTGGCGCTCGCTCCACCGCGCCGTCGAAATACGTGACATCATTTGACGCATATAGCACTCAATAGTAATATATATTAGGGGGATCGGACGCCAACCCCTAACCGACCGGGTGCCATGCGCGTCAACGACGCCGACGTGGACTGGACGACGACCGAACGCGGCGAGACGACGTTCCGGCGGAAGAAACTCGCGGCCGCGGCGGGCGGCGAGCGCCTCGGCTGTTCGCTGTACGAACGTCCGCCGGCGAAGAAGGCGTGGCCCTTCCACTACCACACCGGTAACGAGGAGGCGATTTACGTCCTCGCGGGGACGGGACGCCTCCGCACCCCGGACGGTGCCGATCCGCTTCACCCGGGCGACTACGCCGTCTTTCCGGTCGGCGAAGACGGCGGCCACCGCGTGAGCAACGACGGCGACGAGCCGCTTCGCTACGTGGCGCTGTCGACGATGGACGAGCCGGACGTGACGGTTTATCCCGACTCGGACAAGGTCGGCATCTACGCGGGGTCGGCGCCGGGGAGCGACGACGAACGGGTCGTGGAGGGCTACTACCGCCGCGACGACGACGTGGACTACTGGCTCGACGAGGCCTGACGGGCCGAGAGGGCGGCCCGAATCGCCTCGACCGACGTCCGGTCGCGCTCGGGGGCGTCGTACGTCGAGAGCGCCTCGCGCACCAGGTCGCGGTCGGTCGCGCCGAGGGCGGTACACGACTCGATCCGATCGAGGACGGTCAGGGCGCGGTCCGGCGTCTCACCGGCCGCGACGACCCGTTCGACGTGATCGAGTACCGCGGCGTGCAGCACCCACGCTTCCTCGCGGGACAGGTCGACGCCGCTCGGGCCGTGACAGGTGGTCGGGGACATGGCTGTTGGCTTCGGTCGTGTGTACGGGTACGAGACGTTTGTGGCTGTGCCCGCAGGGTGCCGCCCGCGCACGACCGCGTCACCTACTCCAACGCCGACAGCCCCGTCAGATCCTCGCCGAGGATCAGCGAGTGGATGTCGTGGGTCCCCTCGTAGGTGTACACCGTCTCCATGTTGGCGAGATGCCGCATCGGCGGATAGTCGGCCGTGATACCGTTCCTGCCCAGGAGTTCGCGGGCCACCCGCGACCCCTCGCGGGCCATCCGGACGTTGTTGCGCTTGGCCATCGACACCTGTTGGGGGCGCAGTTCACCCCGCTCTTTCAGGCCCGCGAGGCGGTGGGCTAGCAGCTGTGCCGTCGTCACCCGCGTCGCCAGCTCCGCGAGCTTCTCCTGTTGCAGCTGGAAGCCGCCGATGGGCTTGCCGAACTGCTCCCGCTCCGTCGCGTACTCCCGGGCCGTCTCGAAACAGTCGCGTGCGGCGCCGACGGCGCCCCACGCGATGCCGTAACGCGCCTGCGTGAGGCAGGAGAGCGGGCCCTTCATCCCCCGTACGTCGTGGACGTTCCCCGCGGGCACCCACGCGTCCGAGAGGCTGATCTCGCCCGTGATGGAGGCGCGGAGGGAGAGCTTCTCGTCGATTTTCTGCGTCCGCACGCCGTCGCGCCCCGTCTCGACGAGGAAGCCCCGTACCGGGTCGTGGGGTCGCTCCGGTCCCGCGCCCACACCACCGCCACGTCCGCGATGGGTGCGTTCGTGATCCACGTTTTCGACCCCGTGAGCCGGTAGCCGTCGCCGTCCCGCTCCGCACGCGTCGCCATCGACGACGGGTCCGAGCCGTGTTCGGGCTCCGTGAGACCGAAACAGCCCACTGCCGACCCCGTCGCCAACTCGGGGAGCCACCGCTCACGCTGGTCTTCGGTGCCGAACCGGTGGATGGGGTACATCACCAGCGCCCCCTGGACGCTCGCCATCGACCGCACCCCCGAGTCGCCCGCTTCGAGTTCCTGGATCAGGAGGCCGTACGCCCGCTCGCTCACGTTCGGCAGGCCGTAGCCGTCGAGGCTGGGACCGTAGAAGCCCAACTCGCCCATCTCCGGGATCAGGTCGGTGGGGAAGGTGCCGTCGAGGAAATGCTCGCCGATGTCCGGCCGCACCTGTTCGCCGACGAACCGACTGGCGGTGTCGCGGATCAGCCGCGCCTCCTCGCCGAGGTCGGCCCCCAGGCCGACGTAACCGAGCATGGCCGGAATCGGGGCGGGTCGGCCACATGCCCTCGCTCCCGTCAGATGAACTCCCGCACCTCGGAGTACCACATGTCGTGGTGGTCGACGGCGCCGATCCGCTCGGCGATGTCGACGGCGAGGGCGTGCCAGCACCGCTGGGTCGGATCGGCGGGATCGAGGTTGTACTCGGCGTCCTTGCAGGGACAGCCGCCGTTCTCGATGATGTACTCCTCGTCGTGGCCGACGACGACGGTAAAGTCGCGGTACTCCTTCACCCGCTCCTCGGAGACGGCCTCGATGGCCCGACTCCCGCGGTCGCCGTGGGTCGCGAGGATGGCGTCGACGATGGGACCTGATAGCTCTCCGGCCGCCGAGAGCGCTTCGCGCCAGTCCTCGACCTCGCTCACGACGCGAACCGTTGGGCTTCGCCGTCTAAAGCGGTTCGGTCGGTCGGACGGTCGTGCGACGCGTGTCCGTCGTCCGTCACGCCGAACCGCGGCGCTTTTCGGCGCTCATCGTCCACTCCACCCATGCGCGTCACCGAGGGGGGGATCGAGTTCGCAGTCGAGGACGCTCGCGACGGCGCGAGCCAGGGCCGCGGCGAGGGCGTCTTCTACAACCCAACACAGGAACTGAACCGGGACGTAACCGTCGCCGTCCTCCGTGCCTATCGCGGGCGCGAACCCCGCGCCGAGACGTATCTGGACGCGATGACCGCGAGCGGCGTCCGCGCCTGCCGCGCCGCGAACGAGGGTTGGAACGTGACCGCGCTCGACACCGATCCCGACGCCGTCGCCCTCGCCCGCGAGAACGCCGACCGCAACGGATTCGCCGTCGACGTGATCGAACGCGACGCCAACGTCCACATGCACGACTCGACGGCGGACGTGATCGACCTCGACCCCTTCGGGACACCGATCCCCTTCGCCGACGCCGCGCTCTCGAACGCCCGCGACTTGGTCTGTGTCACCGCCACCGACACCGCGCCGCTCTGTGGCGCCCACTTCGAGAGCGGCGTCCGCTCCTACGGCACGGTGCCCCGGAACACCGACTACCACCCCGAGATGGGGCTTCGGGTCTTGCTCTCCGCCCTCGTCCGCACCGCCGCCCGCTACGACACCGCGGCCCGACCCGTCTGCTCGCACGTCTCCCGACACTACGCCCGCACCTACCTCGAACTCGACGGCCGGGCGACGAAGGCCGACGAGTGCATCGACGAACTCGGCTACGTCCACCACTGCGAGGACTGCCTGACCCGCGACCACGAGTTCGGCCTGATCGCCCACCCGCCCGACGACTGCCCGGCCTGCGGCGGGAATCGCGTCGTCACCGCTGGCCCCCTCTGGCTGGGCGCGGTCCGTGACCGCGAGTTCGTCGCCGCCGTCCGCGAGAGCGTCGACGACGGGATGGGGGAGGCGGCCCGCGCTCGCCGGACCCTGGATCGGCTGGAGGCGGAACTCGACGAACCCACCCACTACGATCAGCATCGCCTCTGCAAGGAGTGGACTCGGTCCGCGCCCGCGATGGACGACTTCCTCGCGGACCTGCGGGCGGCCGGATTCGAGGCCTCGCGCGCCCACTACCACGGGACGGCGTTCAAGACGAACGCGTCGGTGACCGAGATTCGGGACGCAACGGGCGGGTGAGACGAGCGCCGGCCGATCTCTCACCGCGGCCCGAAGACGTGGACCGGCTAGTCGCTCCCGTCGCCGGGGGCGACCGATCGGCACGGTGCCGATCGACGCGAGACCGGCTCCGATACGGGTGCTCGTGCCCGGCGTTTCCGCGGTGGCCGCTCCCGGTCCCCTGCGGGCCGAGACCCCGACAGTGCGTATCGTAAGTCACTACGGACGCGTTGCCGCCACATCCGGCAACACACCGACGAACAGTTACGACGAACGCTACGAGTCGTTCATCTCGTCCCTGGCGTGAATCTTGGCCCGTTCGCGAGCGCTGGGATTGACCGACTGCTTGAACGGCACCTTCGCGACCGTCGCGTATACGGGCTCGCCGGGTTCCGCGGCGTATTCGTCCGGGAGGTGGACGTCGAACTCCACGTCGACGTCCGCGTCGTATATCGAGTCGTCGAGCGGCACGTCGGTCGCGGCCTGCAGTTTCTCGGCGGGCACGAATCCGAGGCCGATATTGGTGTCGAGTTCCGGATTCCACCACGCCGACGTCAGGTAGCCACACTCGTCGCCGGTCTCCGGATCCGAGACGAGCCAGAAGTCGGGGGCGTAGTCCCGGATCGGCTCGCCGGCCATCTTTAGGCCGACCAGTTTGTGCGTGAACGGGAACGCACCGTTCTCGATGGCTTCCTGCTGGCGTTCCAGTTCGGCCTTGCCGACGTAGTCCGCGTCCTTGTCGTCGGGCACCTGATAGCCGAGGTTGACCTGGAACGGCGACGTCTCGTCGTCCATGTCCTGTCCCAGCGACATGATCCCGGCAGCGATCCGTCGTTGATGGGATATCGCCGTCGCGGCACCGCCGTGGGCCTCGACCGTTTCGAGCACTGGGTTCCACACTGCCTCGGCGTTCGTCGTCGACTCGCGGACGTATATCTCGAAGCCCGCCTCCCCGGAGAAGCCGGTCTGACTCACCAGCACCGGGACGTCGTTGACCGTGGCTTCCAGTAATCCGTAGTACGGGATGTCCTCGACCACGTCTCCGACGAGCGACTCGATCACGGCGGGCGAGTTCGGACCCTGGACTTGCATCGGCGAGACGTCGATCTCGTCGATGTCGACCTCGAACTCGGCGTCGACCGTGACTCCCCGTAGCCACTGTTTCAGGTCGCCGTCTGCGATGGAGAACCAGAACTCGTCGTCGGCGAGCCGTAACAGGACGAAGTCGTTGAGGATACCGCCGTCCTGACCGCAGCAGATGGCGTACTTGCCACGCATCGGCTCGATCTCGGTCGCGTCCCTCGTGATGACGTAGTTGACGAACGCCTCGGCATCGGGGCCCGCGACACGAATCTGGCGCTCGACCGCGACGTCCATCAGCGTCACCTCGTTGACCAGCAGATCGTACTCGGCGTCCAACCCGCCCTCGTCGGGGTCGATGTATCCCCGCGGGTGGTACATGTGATTGTAGACCGTCGCCTGCCGACACCCCGCCTCGACGGAGAGGTGCCAGAACGGCGACTGCCGAACGCGAGTCGAGATCAGGAGGTCGACGTCCGCGTCGCCCGTCTGACGGAGGTTTCTGGGGACGGTACGATCCGACTGGTCGACGTCGGGGTGGTTCGGATGGTGGTGATTGCTCGTCATTGTCGATCTATTTCGGTGGTCCAGCGTGATGGCCGAACAGCGTCGTCCGGATACGCCGCAACCGACTGGCGCCGGCTGCCACGATGACCTCCGCGGGGAGGGAGACGTGTGACTCGGTGGCTCCGGCCCGGTCGCCGTCATCGTGTTCTCGAATCATGCCACTGTATGCCGCATCCGTGATCACATCGCTCTGTAGCTTATTCCTATAACCCGTTTATGTAGGGGCGGCAGATCCCGCGTCTCGCTGATCCCGTCCGTCCGTCGCTCAGTCGGGGTGGTCGGAACGACGAGGGACGGCGAGCGCCGACGACCAACGCCACGGCGAACGCTCGGAGAACGCTCGAGCGTGCGTCCACTCGCGTTCCGAATCGACCCGTCGCTGGATTCGGCGGTCCGCGCGCCTAGTCGGCCGCGTCCGTCGCCGAGCGGTGCCTCGACGCGCCGTGCTCGACCGCTCCACACCGCTTCCACGCGTGCTAGGCACCGCCCGACAGCGCTCCAGTCGGCCGCCGTGGGCGTGCTGAATACGGGCACGAATCCGGCACGCCGATGGAATCGCCGATTCTTATCGAGTGGGAACGGCAACACCCGATTATGTTGCTCTAGTTTCACTTTCTCGTAGGTGAACCCCAATGCCAATCGAAGACCTCGCCCGAAGCGACGCCGTCACAGCTCCCCCCGAAACCCCGGTCGCCGACCTCGCGGCGACCATGGACGAGGAGAACGTCGGGAGCGTCGTGATCACGAACGACGAGACGCCCGTCGGGATCGTCACTGATCGAGACCTGACCGTTCGCGTCCTCGGTGGTGAGGGCGACTCGACCGGTCGGACCGCCGAGGACGTGATGACTACCGATCTCCGTACAGCCGAGCCCAGCGCCGGATTCTACGAGGCGGCCAACCTGATGGCAGAACACGGGATTCGGCGGCTCCCTATCTGTGCGGGTGATACCCTCGTCGGAATCATTACCGCCGACGACCTGACTGAGTTGCTCGCCGACGAACAACGACACCTCGGGGACATCGTCAGGGCCCAGCGGCCGGAGTACTGAACACCGACTCCGGAAGGAGTCCCCTCCACCCCCGAAGCACAGGTCACGAGAACGGCGGCCGCTGGAGCGCTACGCGACGCTGCAGATCGAATCGAATCGGGGGCGTCCAGTTACGTGAGTGCGAGGAGAAAGCCCCGCCCTTCAGGGCGGGGATGAATCCGACACGCTCATGCCACTCGCTCTCATACATTGGCCTACCGGAGTTCCCTCGCCGGGACACACCGGCTTCGCCGGTACAGACGCTTTGCGTCCACGTCCCACGGGGTAACAAATCCGACACCAGTCCACGGCGTAACACCTCAGGTGACGCGAACCGTGGTACCCAGCCGGCTGAATACCCGACCGTGGAGAGGCGAACGGTATTCGCCCCGTCGAAGCGTCCGGCACGTCCGGGTGGGAAGGCCGCTTTGACACGGCTAAACGCACTGCAAAGCACGCCCTTGGTAATAACTGGGCGGCGACCCCCGACGTGGGACGCGAAAGCGTACCTCGCCACCGAGGAAACGTGCAACCTCGAACTCCCCTTCGGGGAATCCTCGCCCTTCAGGGCGGGGAGGATGTCAAGAGCGATACGAAAGACCGGCGGGTGACTGCTCCGGAGCGCCCTCGATTCGGGGTCGAACTCGAACGACCCACGGACTCGGAAACCGGAGAACGACGAGACGAACTCAAGTGGACGAGGTAGCACCCTCGTCGCGCCGACGCCATCCTCCGGACGTCGCACGCGGTTTCCGTTACCGCCCGAGGAGTTCACTGGGACCAAACTTCCAAATACACCGACCGCGTTCGGTACGGTATGGTATCACGCACCAGTCGGGTCACCCTCGTGCTCCTCGTCACGCTCTCCGTTGCCGCCGCAGGGGTGCCCGCCGCCGCCCAGTCGGGCGCGCAACCGGCGTGGGCCGACGAACTCTTCACGGATCTGCAGGACATGCAGCCGCGGTTCAACTCGAACGTCGGCGACGTCGAGATGAACTTCGCCGAACGACAGGTGTACAACCAGCTCACCGGCAACGTCGTCAACGTCTACTTCGTCAACACCGACGTCGCCTTCTCGTTCTACATGCGACCGGACGGCACCATCACCGACCTCCGTCAGTCGCGGCGCGACGACGCGAGCCTGAAGATGCTGATGACTCGCGAGACGGCCGAGAACTTGGTCGCCCTCGACAACCCCGTGCCGCAGTTCGTCGACCACGTCCAGAACGGGCGGCGAACCGGCGGCACCGTCGAAGGTATCGTCATCAACGGCGAGGACGGCAAACTCGTCAAGCAAGCCACGTGGACCGTCATCAACACGGTCAAGGGGCTGTTCTAACGCGCCCTGACATCCTCCCCCGGCTAAAGCGTGGGCTCTCGCCTCGCTACCGCTGTAACGACCCACAATTGTTGCCGACCGCGGGGCAGATGGCGGTGATGGTCGAGCACAGGCGCACACTGGATTTCAAGATCGCCTTCGTGATCGGGTTGGGCACGATGATCGCGGCGGGGATCTTCTCGCTGTCCGGCACTGCCGTCGCCGCCATCGGTCGTAGCGCGGTCGTCGCCTTCGTCCTCGCGGCGGTCGTCGCCGGTCTCACCGCCGCCTCTTACCTCCGCTCCGGATCACCACGCTGCCGACCCGCGTCGGACGGGACGCTCACCGAACCGCCACGTACCGCCGTCGGCTGCGTCGACGGCTGCCACGACCGTCGCCTGCCCGGGGCGGTGTGGGGTTCCAGTAGCGATTAGTGGCCCCGCCCCCTCGCCATCCACAATGAGCGTACAAGCCGAGTTCGACCGGTGGGCGAGCGAGGGGAAAGACCGGGGGATGGAGGAGCGACACTGGCACACGGCCAAACACGCCCTCGCCCGGATGCCGGTCGAAGCCGGCGAGACGGTGCTCGATCTGGGGACCGGCTCCGGCTACGCCCTGCGAGCGCTCCGGGAGACGCGAGACGTGGGCCGGAGCGTCGGGCTCGACGCCTCCGGCGCGATGGTGCGGAACGCACGGAGCTACACCGACGACGGTCTGCTCGATTTCCTCCGTGGTGATTTCGAGCATCTCCCTTTCCGTGACGGGAGCGTCGACCACGTCTGGTCGATGGAGGCCTTCTACTACGCCGAAAAGCCCGACGCCGTCCTTCGGGAACTCCGACGCATCCTCCGTCCCGGCGGCACGTTCTTCTGTGCGGTCAACTTCTTCGCGGAGAGCGCCCACACCCACGAATGGCAGGAGAACGTTGGAATCGAGATGCGGTTGTGGGACCGCGAGCGGTACCGCGCGGCGTTCCGGGACGCCGGCTTCCACGTCGCCGAGCAGGACACCATCCCGGACCGCGAGGTCGACATCCCGCCCGCCGACGCGTTCCCGACCGAGGACTGGGACTCCCGCGAGGAGATGGTGGACCGCTACCGGACGTGGGGGACGCTCCTGACCGTCGGCGTCGCGCCGTAACCGACGATGCGGCTCATCGCACCCCGTCTCACCCCGCGAACGCGATGGGGATCGGCGTGAAACAGAGGACGCCGAGGACGAGCGTCAGGACGCCGACCGCCCGCCGTTTCGGGTCCACCGGCGTCTCGTCCATGGGCGTCGCGCTCCCGGCGCGGGCGAACAGGAGCGCCAACACGCCCCAGATCGCCCAGATCTGTGCGCCCCGGCCGCCCTCGACCAGCACGAGGTAGCCCGCGAGCCCGAACAGCGCGAGAGGCACCGCCCGCTGGATCGAATCGAGGCGCTCACCCACCAGCGCCCGCGTCACGTGCGCGCCGTCGAGTTGTCCGACGGGAAGCAGATTGAGGAACGTCACGAACCCGCCGACCCAGCCGCCGACGACCACCGGGTTGACGGTCCGGCCGGCTCCGTAGGTCAGCGGCTCTCCCAGGAGCGCGGCGATGCCCTGCACCAGGAGCGGGTAGCCCAGTTGTAGGTCGGCGACGAGCGTCGACTCCGACGCGACGGGGGGCAGCGACACGCCGACCGCGGTGACGACGACGGTGGCACCCAGCCCGGCGAGGGGGCCGGCGACGCCGATGTCGAACAGGGCGCGGCGGCTCGGAATGGTGTCGTTCATGCGGATCACCGCCCCGAGCGTGCCGAGGACGCTCGGAATCGGAATGAAGTAGGGGAGCGACGCCTCCACCTCGTGGTGTCGGCTGAGGGCGTAGTGGCCGAGTTCGTGGACCGCGAGGACGCCCATGACCGACAGGGCAAACGGCCACGCCCCGACGACGGCGAGCGGATCGGCGCCCAAGTCGATGCCGTACCACTGCGACCCGGCGTAGAGGGTCGTCAGGAGCGTCGCCCCGAACAAGGCGACGTTGGTCCAGGGCACGCCGTCGATGCCGGTCGACCGTTCCGTCGCGACGAGGACGTACTCACCCATCTCGCGGGTGAGGGTCACGCGATACCCCCGCTCCCGAAACGCCGGGGCGAGCGTCCGCAGAACCGACTCCCTCGCGTCGGTGAGTTCGCCGTAGTATCGAACCCCCTCCTCGGCCTCCTCCACCTCGTACACGAGAAACGCCTCCGTGAGCGACCCCGGGTTGGGGAGGTCGCCCGGAACCGTGGGTTCGTTCATCGCCGTCCGTAAGGACCACAGCCACTAGTATTTCGTGGCCACGGCGGCCGGGACCGGCGCCCGTGGACCGCAACACGCTCGAACCGGTCGATTTCGGCGTGTCGCTTATCTCCTCGCGTCCCGAACGACGGTCGTGCTCGGGCTCCGATTTTTCGCCTGTGAGGCGTGTGGGACGGTTTACGCCGCCCCCGAGGAACCGACCGACTGCGACCGGTGTTCGGACGGGCGGCTCGCCGAACTCGCCGCCGCGGCGCGCGATGGCGCCGCGGCGTACTTCGCGCCCGCCGATCGAGACGGGTCGTCGTAACCGTCCACCGCACCGTCCCGGCGACGACTCGCGGCGGACCGTCCGAGCGGGCACGGGCTTTTGTCGCCACCGCGCGAACCCGGCGGCGTGTCCGCTCGATCACGGCTCGGCCGCGCCCGAACCGTCGTCCGCGAGGCTCGGGCGCGGGACGCCACCCTTCTGGCCGCCAGCATCGCCTACTACGCTTTCGTCTCCCTGTTACCCCTCCTCGTTCTGACGGCCGTCGTCGCCACGACGCTGGGCGGGGCGGAGCTTCGAACCGCCGCCCTCGCCCTCGCCGGACGGTATCTCCTCCCCGTCGGACAGGCCCTCGTCGGCGAGGCGCTGGCGAACACCACGGGGCGGGGCGGCGTCACGGTCGTCG from Haloplanus salinus encodes:
- a CDS encoding (Fe-S)-binding protein, which encodes MPLLQTVTRETFWTIGPVGEAAFYYLAAVAILVFGYGVYARITAYASAPADPFDRLDDLPGRVARAIRLLLSNEAQFDRDVYAGVMHTFIVWGFLTLLIGTTILAVDMDIWTKLLGRDSFFVGDFYLSYSLVMDAMGLLFVVGVGMAIWRRYGVRDPRLWGKHTDLEDDAFVLTLFALGVGGYVVEGVRILGTGFPDFETVSFVGYALALAGRTAGISPATAEAAYAAVWWSHALLALGFVALLPYAKPVHMLTSMANIVTRDEKAGKRLPGVPADLPPAEIGTGSADDFTWRERLDQDACTTCGRCSSVCPANEVGRNLDPRNVILDLKAYREARTAGEADEVPIVADGGESVIDAESMHACLSCMACMDACPVDIEHVKQFTGMNRRLTESGGMDPHVQDAMMNAFQQGNVFGDPARKRPEWTEALDFAVPDARDEPVDLLWYVGDYPSYDDRNKRVAQSLARLFEAAGVSYGILYEDEQHDGNDVRRVGEEGLYEMLVEDNAAAFADAQFDEIVCTDPHSYNTFTHEYPEMADDFDYPVSHYTEVVERLVREGRLDVPATLDRTVTYHDPCHLGRMNDVYEAPRELVRATGATLAEMPRNRNDSFCCGGGGGGVWTEVEEEMKPSEERLREAVEDTDGDVEQFVVACPMCTTMFEDGRKTGGFEDDVEIVDLTELLVDAVAAAAGVADPGARADGRSETAAD
- a CDS encoding MFS transporter, with the protein product MMSRISTARWSERHAALSVCVGSYFAVRLAQLLVSPVVPSLRGAFGASRGAVGTILTGMWLVYACVQLPSGAAGDRYGQRRVVLAALGGTAVAALALAAAPSLLAFGAVALLLGMGAGLYYTPATALLAARFEDVGRVIGIHRVGSQAAGLVAPALATLLGARFGWRVVLGSGAVVTTLLLGVLLRRGPSAPRAVARTDGGTAVRPRQVAAVLSRPPVAAAAALATVGEFAALATLSFLPTVLVEAHGLPLSTAGALFGAYFVVVTALQPVSGWLSDRLGRDAVTGALFAVGAVGYAALALGTTRAAALPAVALVGVAMACGPPVQSRAVDALADAECGVGFGAVRTAYILVAALGPVVVGTLADAAGWTAGIGLLAAMLAFAAVALVGARLGGRGRRPTHGSSSDRYRPSRPSETPWRFSPPSPGR
- a CDS encoding cupin domain-containing protein gives rise to the protein MRVNDADVDWTTTERGETTFRRKKLAAAAGGERLGCSLYERPPAKKAWPFHYHTGNEEAIYVLAGTGRLRTPDGADPLHPGDYAVFPVGEDGGHRVSNDGDEPLRYVALSTMDEPDVTVYPDSDKVGIYAGSAPGSDDERVVEGYYRRDDDVDYWLDEA
- a CDS encoding DUF7853 family protein gives rise to the protein MSPTTCHGPSGVDLSREEAWVLHAAVLDHVERVVAAGETPDRALTVLDRIESCTALGATDRDLVREALSTYDAPERDRTSVEAIRAALSARQASSSQ
- a CDS encoding tRNA (guanine(26)-N(2))-dimethyltransferase, giving the protein MRVTEGGIEFAVEDARDGASQGRGEGVFYNPTQELNRDVTVAVLRAYRGREPRAETYLDAMTASGVRACRAANEGWNVTALDTDPDAVALARENADRNGFAVDVIERDANVHMHDSTADVIDLDPFGTPIPFADAALSNARDLVCVTATDTAPLCGAHFESGVRSYGTVPRNTDYHPEMGLRVLLSALVRTAARYDTAARPVCSHVSRHYARTYLELDGRATKADECIDELGYVHHCEDCLTRDHEFGLIAHPPDDCPACGGNRVVTAGPLWLGAVRDREFVAAVRESVDDGMGEAARARRTLDRLEAELDEPTHYDQHRLCKEWTRSAPAMDDFLADLRAAGFEASRAHYHGTAFKTNASVTEIRDATGG